The following are encoded in a window of Phragmites australis chromosome 22, lpPhrAust1.1, whole genome shotgun sequence genomic DNA:
- the LOC133905048 gene encoding protein TWIN SISTER of FT-like has translation MSMSRDPLVVGSIVGDIVDYFPASALLRVLYGGREMTCGSELRPSQVVMEPTVLITGGRDGRALYTLVMVDPDAPSPSNPSEREYLHWLVTDIPEGAGANHGNEVVAYESPRPPAGIHRFVFIVFRQVVRQAIYAPGWRANFNTRDFAACYSLGAPVAAAYFNCQREGGCGGRRYR, from the exons ATGAGCATGTCGAGGGATCCTCTGGTGGTCGGGAGCATCGTCGGTGACATAGTGGACTACTTCCCTGCGTCGGCGCTGCTCCGGGTGCTCTATGGTGGCCGCGAGATGACCTGCGGGTCCGAGCTGCGGCCGTCCCAGGTGGTGATGGAGCCAACGGTGCTCATCACCGGAGGCCGCGATGGGAGGGCACTCTACACACTCGTGATGGTGGACCCTGATGCGCCTAGCCCAAGCAACCCTTCAGAACGGGAGTACCTTCATTG GTTGGTGACAGACATACCAGAAGGGGCTGGTGCCAATCATG GAAACGAGGTGGTGGCGTACGAGAGCCCGCGGCCGCCGGCGGGGATCCACCGGTTCGTGTTCATCGTATTCCGGCAGGTAGTGCGGCAGGCGATTTACGCGCCGGGATGGCGCGCCAACTTCAACACCAGGGACTTCGCCGCGTGCTACAGCCTCGGCGCGCCCGTCGCCGCCGCATACTTCAACTGCCAGAGGGAGGGCGGCTGCGGTGGCCGGAGGTACCGGTGA